A region of Leptidea sinapis chromosome 4, ilLepSina1.1, whole genome shotgun sequence DNA encodes the following proteins:
- the LOC126979917 gene encoding heparin sulfate O-sulfotransferase codes for MLNIHKLWLFSSLCVIVFVVLYFQSEVARLEDNYYRKFEYKLLQARTESRQFDPKQPEIYDDDLVVIYNRVPKTGSTSFVGVAYDLCKRNHFKVLHINITANMHVMSLSNQYKFAQNVTKWREVKPALYHGHMAFLNFDRLGTYSKPIFINLIRKPLDRLVSYYYFLRHGDNFRPHLVRKKHGDKMTFDECVEKGQPDCDPSNMWLQVPFFCGHAAQCWKPGNKWALEQAKHNLVNHYLLVGVTEEMADFISVLEAVLPRLFKGASEHYLNSNKSHLRQTSSKLEPTQDTVKKIQQSDIWKMENELYEFAYEHFKFVKRKVLAKDGIGQTYFYEKIRPK; via the exons ATgttgaacatacataaattatgGCTCTTTTCCTCACTGtgtgttattgtttttgtagttCTTTACTTCCAGTCCGAAGTAGCCCGTTTGGAGGACAACTATTATCGCAAATTTG aaTATAAACTTTTACAAGCACGTACCGAATCTCGTCAGTTTGATCCAAAACAGCCAGAGATATATGATGATGACTTAGTTGTAATCTACAATAGGGTACCTAAGACTGGATCAACAAGTTTTGTTGGTGTTGCATATGATCTTTGTAAGAGGAATCATTTCAAAGTGTTGCATATCAATATAACAGCAAACATGCATGTTATGTCGCTAAGTAACCAGTATAAATTTGCTCAAAATGTGACCAAATGGAGAGAGGTGAAGCCTGCTTTATATCATGGGCATATGGCATTTCTTAACTTTGATCG GCTGGGAACATACTCTaaaccaatatttattaatcttatAAGGAAGCCATTAGACAGGCTTGTTTCATACTATTACTTTCTACGGCATGGTGACAACTTTAGACCACATTTAGTGAGGAAAAAGCATGGTGATAAAATG ACATTTGATGAATGTGTAGAAAAGGGCCAGCCGGACTGTGACCCGAGCAACATGTGGCTCCAGGTGCCATTCTTCTGTGGACACGCTGCTCAGTGCTG GAAACCAGGCAACAAATGGGCATTAGAACAAGCGAAGCACAATCTTGTAAACCATTACTTGTTAGTGGGTGTTACAGAAGAAATGGCTGACTTCATATCAGTACTAGAAGCAGTACTGCCTAGGTTATTCAAAGGAGCCTCAGAACATTATCTCAACAGTAACAAATCGCATTTGAGACAAACTAGCTCGAAACTCGAACCGACACAAGACacagttaaaaaaatacaacagtCTGACATTTGGAAAATGGAGAATGAGTTGTACGAGTTTGCGTATGagcattttaaatttgtaaaacggAAAGTTCTCGCAAAGGATGGCATTGGCCAGACATATTTTTATGAGAAGATTCGGCCTAAATGA